A single genomic interval of Spinacia oleracea cultivar Varoflay chromosome 6, BTI_SOV_V1, whole genome shotgun sequence harbors:
- the LOC110779682 gene encoding uncharacterized protein — protein sequence MSRPMEEDAPSKNEEEEFNTGPLSVLMMSVKNNTHVLINCRNNRKLLGRVRAFDRHCNMVLENVREMWTEPGKTGKGKKKAQPVNKDRFISKMFLRGDSVIIVLRNPK from the exons ATGAG TCGACCAATGGAGGAAGATGCCCCA AGCAAGAATGAGGAAGAGGAGTTTAATACTGGTCCACTATCTGTACTTATGATGAGTGTCAAGAATAACACACAT GTTCTTATCAATTGCAGAAACAACAGAAAATTGCTAGGACGGGTGAGAGCTTTTGATCGTCACTGCaatatggtacttgaaaatgtCAGGGAGATGTGGACTGAG CCAGGAAAGACTGGGAAGGGGAAGAAAAAGGCCCAGCCAGTGAACAAAGACAGGTTCATTAGCAAAATGTTCCTTAGAGGAGACTCTGTTATCATTGTGCTAAGGAATCCTAAATAA